Proteins encoded within one genomic window of Humulus lupulus chromosome 1, drHumLupu1.1, whole genome shotgun sequence:
- the LOC133782386 gene encoding chloroplast envelope quinone oxidoreductase homolog, with product MASSAAKLMQALQYDSYGGGAAALKHVEVPVPSPKKNEILVKMEALALNPLDLKIQKGMIRPIYPRKFPHIPGTDVAGEVVEIGHGVTKFKAGDKVVATVPYTIGGALAEFVVVNESLTVARPPQVSAAEAAGLPIAGLTAHAALTQAAGIKLDDHGTGNKQPINILITAASGGVGHYAVQLAKLRENTHVTATCGARNIEFVRSLGADEVLDYATPEGSALKSPSGRKYDAVIHCTTGIPWSTFEPNLNKNGKVINLTPGPAAFFTFALKKLTFSSKQLVPFFLTPKGENLEYLVELVKERKLKTVIDSKHPLSKAEDGWAKSIDGHATGKIIVEP from the exons ATGGCATCTTCGGCAGCCAAGCTCATGCAAGCTCTTCAGTATGATAGCTATGGCGGTGGAGCTGCTGCTTTGAAG CATGTTGAGGTTCCGGTGCCTTCTCCCAAGAAGAATGAGATTTTGGTTAAAATGGAAGCATTGGCTCTAAATCCATTGGATTTGAAAATTCAGAAAGGCATGATACGCCCCATTTACCCTCGCAAATTCCCCCATATTCCTG GTACTGATGTGGCTGGAGAAGTAGTAGAGATTGGACATGGTGTCACTAAGTTCAAAGCCGGTGACAAAGTTGTAGCTACTGTACCATACACT ATTGGAGGTGCACTAGCTGAATTTGTTGTAGTTAATGAGAGCTTGACAGTAGCTCGGCCACCTCAAGTGTCAGCTGCCGAGGCTGCAGGGTTGCCTATTGCTGGCCTAACAGCGCACGCAGCTCTCACTCAAGCTGCTGGGATCAAGCTCGATGATCACGGCACCGGGAATAAGCAACCAATAAACATTCTGATCACTGCAGCCTCCGGTGGCGTAGGTCACTATGCTGTTCAACTGGCAAAGCTTAGAGAAAACACACATGTTACAGCTACTTGTGGTGCTCGTAACATTGAGTTCGTGAGGAGCTTAGGTGCTGATGAGGTTCTTGACTACGCCACCCCAGAAGGGTCAGCTCTGAAAAGCCCATCTGGTCGAAAATATGATGCTGTGATTCACTGCACCACCGGCATTCCTTGGTCAACTTTCGAGCCTAATCTGAATAAGAACGGGAAGGTTATCAACCTTACTCCTGGGCCAGCTGCGTTTTTTACTTTTGCTCTGAAGAAACTGACCTTCTCTTCCAAGCAATTGGTGCCATTTTTTTTGACTCCCAAGGGTGAGAACCTGGAGTATCTTGTTGAGTTGGTGAAGGAAAGGAAACTCAAGACAGTGATTGACTCAAAGCACCCGCTGAGCAAGGCTGAAGATGGTTGGGCCAAGAGTATTGATGGTCACGCTACTGGGAAAATCATTGTGGAGCCGTAG
- the LOC133782396 gene encoding chloroplast envelope quinone oxidoreductase homolog, producing MASLTKKLMHALQYDRYGGGAAALKHVEVAVPTPNKNEVLVKSEAITLNPFDMRIQKGVARPIFLPRKFPHIPGTDVAGEIVEIGHGVTKFKAGDKVVATVPYTIGGALAEFVVVNESLTVARPPQVSAAEAAGLPIAGLTAHAALTQAAGIKLDDHGTGNKQPINILITAASGGVGHYAVQLAKLRENTHVTATCGARNIEFVRSLGADEVLDYATPEGSALKSPSGRKYDAVIHCATGIPWSTFEPNLNKNGKVINLTPGPAAFFTFALKKLTFSSKQLVPFFLTAKGENLEYLVELVKEGKLKTVIDSKHPLSKADDGWAKSIDGHATGKIIVEP from the exons ATGGCATCCTTGACAAAAAAGCTTATGCATGCACTTCAGTATGATAGATATGGCGGAGGAGCTGCTGCTTTAAag CATGTTGAAGTTGCAGTGCCCACTCCAAATAAGAATGAGGTTTTGGTTAAATCGGAAGCTATAACTCTTAATCCATTTGATATGAGAATTCAGAAAGGAGTCGCTCGGCCTATTTTTTTGCCTCGCAAATTTCCTCACATTCCTG GAACTGATGTGGCTGGAGAAATAGTAGAGATTGGACATGGTGTCACTAAGTTCAAAGCCGGTGACAAAGTTGTAGCCACTGTACCATACACT ATTGGAGGTGCACTAGCTGAATTTGTTGTAGTTAATGAGAGCTTGACAGTAGCTCGACCACCTCAAGTGTCAGCTGCCGAGGCTGCAGGGTTGCCTATTGCTGGCCTAACAGCGCACGCAGCTCTCACTCAAGCTGCTGGGATCAAGCTCGATGATCACGGCACCGGGAATAAGCAACCAATAAACATTCTGATCACTGCAGCCTCCGGTGGCGTAGGTCACTATGCTGTTCAACTGGCAAAGCTTAGAGAAAACACACATGTTACAGCTACTTGTGGTGCTCGTAACATTGAGTTTGTGAGGAGCTTAGGTGCTGATGAGGTTCTTGACTACGCCACCCCAGAAGGGTCAGCTCTGAAAAGCCCATCTGGTCGAAAATACGATGCTGTGATTCACTGCGCCACCGGCATTCCTTGGTCAACTTTCGAGCCTAATCTGAATAAGAACGGGAAGGTTATCAACCTTACTCCTGGGCCAGCTGCGTTTTTTACTTTTGCTCTGAAGAAACTGACCTTCTCTTCGAAGCAATTGGTGCCATTTTTTTTGACTGCCAAGGGTGAGAACCTGGAGTATCTTGTTGAGTTGGTGAAGGAAGGGAAACTCAAGACAGTGATTGACTCAAAACACCCGCTGAGCAAGGCTGACGATGGTTGGGCCAAGAGTATTGATGGTCACGCTACTGGGAAAATCATTGTGGAGCCGTAG
- the LOC133782401 gene encoding chloroplast envelope quinone oxidoreductase homolog has protein sequence MASLAGKLMHALHYDHCGTASATALKDVEVVVPIPKKNEVLVKVEALALNPVDWKIQTGMLRPIFPRKFPHIPGTDVAGEIVEVGHGVTKFKAGDKVVATLSHANGGGLAEFVVAGESWTVARPSQVSAAEAASLPISGLTAHQALTQIAGIDLDGTGQAQRNVLVTAASGGVGHYAVQLAKLGHTHVTATCGARNIEFVKSLGADEVLDYKTPEGSALKSPSGRKYDAVINCVTGIPWSTFEPNLSRNGIVIDITPGPASLWTFSLKKLTFSSKRLVPIIFVNTKSENLEYLVNLVKEGKLKTVIDSKYPLSKAEDAWAKSIDGHATGKIIVEP, from the exons ATGGCATCTTTGGCAGGGAAGCTTATGCATGCGCTTCACTATGATCACTGTGGCACAGCTTCTGCTACTGCTTTAAag GATGTTGAGGTTGTGGTGCCTATTCCAAAGAAGAATGAGGTTTTGGTTAAAGTGGAAGCATTGGCTCTGAATCCAGTTGATTGGAAAATTCAGACAGGCATGTTGCGCCCCATTTTCCCTCGCAAATTCCCCCACATTCCTG GTACTGATGTGGCTGGAGAAATAGtagaggttggacatggtgtcaCTAAATTCAAAGCTGGTGACAAAGTTGTAGCTACTCTAAGCCATGCT AATGGAGGTGGACTAGCTGAATTTGTTGTGGCTGGCGAGAGCTGGACAGTTGCTCGGCCATCTCAAGTTTCGGCAGCCGAAGCTGCAAGCTTGCCTATTTCTGGCCTCACGGCGCACCAGGCACTCACTCAAATTGCTGGGATTGACCTTGATGGAACTGGCCAGGCGCAGAGGAACGTTTTGGTCACTGCAGCCTCCGGTGGTGTCGGCCACTATGCTGTCCAATTGGCAAAGCTTGGGCACACACATGTCACAGCCACTTGTGGTGCCCGGAACATCGAGTTTGTGAAGAGCTTAGGTGCTGATGAGGTTCTTGACTACAAGACCCCTGAAGGGTCAGCTCTGAAAAGCCCTTCGGGTCGAAAATATGATGCTGTGATCAACTGTGTGACGGGTATTCCTTGGTCCACTTTTGAGCCTAATCTTAGTAGGAATGGGATTGTTATTGATATCACTCCAGGGCCAGCTTCCTTGTGGACTTTTTCTCTCAAGAAACTTACCTTCTCTTCGAAGCGGTTAGTGCCAATTATATTCGTGAATACAAAGAGTGAGAATTTAGAATATCTTGTGAATTTGGTGAAGGAAGGAAAACTCAAGACAGTGATTGACTCGAAGTATCCACTGAGCAAGGCTGAAGATGCTTGGGCCAAGAGTATTGATGGCCATGCTACTGGGAAAATCATTGTGGAGCCTTAG
- the LOC133782411 gene encoding UV-B-induced protein At3g17800, chloroplastic encodes MDACLSHHKIPNFSISPKPSIGHSLLRQSTLNFRTSGFRIRPLTVIASAGPSHCQFSNLNSPLEPRTPAGKDLIGVLQNHPQLFHLAVADELKQLSDDRDHALNRMVLTAGSPDACLHRRIAQMKEKECQFAVEDIMYLLVFYKFSEIKVPLVPKLSQCIYNGRLEIRPSKDWELESIYSFDVLQIIRDHVAAVIGLRANSSVTDNWAITTIARSALRRKYVSSILYGYFLKSALLRLQLEQCVALDSQDLPPRQRASIQHHGIKSLLFYRISSMRSESQSLGLTSQEKQPVDDLKCYVMGFDPETLQRCAKLKSKEATNLIENHSRALFGDEKTGSLEADEVILTSFSSLKRLVLEAVAFGSFLWDTEECINTVYKLNEN; translated from the exons ATGGACGCTTGTCTCTCGCACCACAAAATCCCCAATTTCTCCATCTCTCCGAAGCCCTCGATTGGCCATTCTTTGTTACGACAGTCCACTCTCAATTTCCGTACCTCTGGTTTCAGAATCAGACCCTTGACGGTCATCGCCAGCGCTGGCCCGAGCCACTGCCAGTTCAGCAACCTGAACTCGCCCCTGGAGCCGCGGACCCCGGCAGGGAAGGATCTCATCGGCGTTTTGCAGAATCATCCGCAGCTGTTTCACCTTGCCGTTGCCGATGAACTCAAGCAGTTGTCTGATGATCGAGATCACGCTCTCAATCGGATGGTCCTCACCGCAGGATCCCCTGACGCCTGCCTTCACAG GAGGATCGCTCAAATGAAGGAGAAGGAATGCCAGTTTGCAGTTGAGGATATCATGTATCTGTTAGTCTTCTACAAATTTTCTGAGATCAAAGTTCCTTTGGTTCCAAAACTTTCCCAATGCATATACAATGGAAGACTGGAGATAAGGCCTTCAAAAGACTGGGAGCTTGAATCAATCTACAGCTTTGATGTTTTGCAGATTATAAGGGATCATGTTGCTGCAGTCATTGGATTGAGAGCAAACTCTAGTGTCACAGACAACTGGGCAATCACAACAATTGCTAGATCTGCACTTCGCCGAAAATATGTGTCCTCCATCTTATATGGCTACTTCTTGAAGTCTGCTCTATTGAGGCTCCAATTAGAGCAATGTGTGGCTTTAGACAGCCAAGATCTTCCCCCAAGGCAGAGGGCCTCTATTCAGCACCATGGAATAAAAAGTCTTCTGTTTTATCGCATCAGCAGCATGAGATCCGAGTCACAGAGTCTAGGGTTAACCAGTCAGGAGAAGCAGCCTGTTGATGATTTGAAGTGTTACGTGATGGGTTTCGATCCTGAGACATTACAGAGATGTGCAAAATTGAAGTCTAAGGAGGCCACAAATTTGATTGAAAATCACAGTCGTGCTCTTTTTGGGGATGAGAAAACTGGCTCACTCGAGGCTGACGAGGTTATCTTGACCTCATTTTCGAGCCTGAAGAGGCTGGTGTTAGAGGCTGTTGCTTTTGGATCGTTTCTTTGGGACACAGAGGAATGCATCAACACTGTCTATAAGCTAAACGAGAACTGA